The genomic region CCCCTTCTTCGTCCGGGCCAGGCCGGAGAACCACTCGGCGCCTCCGGTGAGAATGTGCGGCACATTGGCCAGTGTTTCCACGTTGTTGACGTTGGTCGGCCGCCCGAAGAGCCCCGCCTGGGCCGGGAAGGGGGGCTTGGAGCGGGGGTTGGGCCGCCGCCCCTCGAGGCCGTTCAGCAGGGCCGTCTCCTCGCCGAGGATGTAGCGCCCGGCGCTGCGGTGGACGTGGAGCTCGAAGCTGAAGCCCGTCCCGAGGATGTCCCCGCCCAGGTAACCCGCCTCCTTCGCCTCGTCGATCGCTCGCTCCAGGTTGCGGCTGCACTCCTCGTAGGCGAAGCGGACGAAGACGTAGCCGACCGGGATCTGCATGGCGTAGGCGGCGATGATCATCCCCTCCACCAGCTGGTGGGGGTCGGCCCGCAGCAGCTCCCGGTCCTTGTAGGTCCCCGGCTCCATCTCGTCGCCGTTGGCCACCAGGTACTTCTCGCCCCCCGCCTCGGCGGGAAAGAAGGACCACTTGGTTCCGGTCGGAAAACCCGCCCCGCCCCGGCCGCGCAGTCCCGAGGCCTTGACCTCTTCGGTCACCTCGGCCGGGGTCATGGTCTTCAGGGCCTTCTCCAGCCCCGCGTAGCCGCCGCCCCGGCGGTAGACGTCGAGGAAGGCCGTTTCGCCGGGGACGCGATTCTTGAACAGGAGCTGGGGAGTGGTCATGGCGCCTCCTCCGTCCGTTCCTTCTCCAAAATGGCGTCGATCCTCTCGGGCGTCAGGTCGCCGTGGGTCGTCATTCCGATCATCATCGCCGGGGCCTCGCCGCAGGCGCCGAGGCAGCATGTCGGCAGCAGGGAAAAAGCGCCGTCGGAGGTCGTCCCCCCGAGGGGAATCCCGAGGCGCTCCTGCAAGTGGCGGGCGACCTCCTCCCCTCCGCGGCTCCAGCAGCAGATCGAGTCGCAGACGTGGATGACCCTGCGCCCCACCGGGGAGCGGTAGATCTTGTCGTAGAAAGTGGCGATCTCCTCCACCTTCAGGGGCGAGGTGCCGAGGATCTCCGCGGCCAGCTCCACGCCCGCGTCGGGAAC from Desulfuromonas sp. harbors:
- the nuoF gene encoding NADH-quinone oxidoreductase subunit NuoF, with protein sequence MTTPQLLFKNRVPGETAFLDVYRRGGGYAGLEKALKTMTPAEVTEEVKASGLRGRGGAGFPTGTKWSFFPAEAGGEKYLVANGDEMEPGTYKDRELLRADPHQLVEGMIIAAYAMQIPVGYVFVRFAYEECSRNLERAIDEAKEAGYLGGDILGTGFSFELHVHRSAGRYILGEETALLNGLEGRRPNPRSKPPFPAQAGLFGRPTNVNNVETLANVPHILTGGAEWFSGLARTKKGAGTKLFGLSGHLEKTPCVELPVGISLGELVETHGGGVRGGRRFKACLPGGASTPFLTRDHWDVAMDFDSLAEAKSRLGTGCVTVFDESTCMVAATLNLNRFFARESCGWCTPCRDGLPLVNWLLERIERGEGTAEDLEMLRDQVRNITGRSFCALAEGAMGPVEALLRLFGDELEDHVRKGRCPLKP
- the nuoE gene encoding NADH-quinone oxidoreductase subunit NuoE produces the protein MNLLDPDTIDRLKSKAAATAHPMEMAVDVLRAIQDHHGWVPDAGVELAAEILGTSPLKVEEIATFYDKIYRSPVGRRVIHVCDSICCWSRGGEEVARHLQERLGIPLGGTTSDGAFSLLPTCCLGACGEAPAMMIGMTTHGDLTPERIDAILEKERTEEAP